The segment AGATGTGAGgtgaaatttattatttattctaATTTGATGAACTGAATGATAATATTCTAAAGTATCGAAAGGAGTTCGAAGTCGAATACAAGGAATGAACACATTGCATTACCTAATAATGGATTGGAATCTTACTTAAGTATCTCGTagtgtcaaaaacaaaaacaaaaacaaaaacaaaataaaaaattaagtacGTCGGCTGTTCTAACTTGACCAACTCGTCCCCAGTTACCCCTGAAAATTGAATCCACTATTCTTCAAACCTCCATTAACCAATAATTATAACATTAAAAATTCACTAATAAAAAAAGCTTTTGACGGTACTGTCCGTAGTACCGTATTTAAAGTCTCGTTCCTCCTCCACTCTCTCGCATCTTCtaccactctctctctctctctcaaacaccTAAATTTTCTCTCATATTTTCCTCTTATCCAAACAACCCTCCAGAATCTCCCCTTCCTCTCTTCCCAATTTCCTTTCTCAATGGCAAGGTCCATCTCTCAAACCCTTACCCTAACCCGCCACCTCTCATCCAAATCATCGCCGTCTTCCTCCTCTCGCCTCATAACCCTCCGGGCCCAATCCAACCTTCCTTTTCACCATGACCCAACAACAGACTCATCCACCGACTCTCCTTCTGATCCCCTTTTGCGAAAGCTTGAGGACGCCATCCACCGGATCATGGTCCGCCGATCCGCACCCGATTGGCTCCCGTTTCTTCCCGGTACCTCCTACTGGGTCCCACCGCCCCGGTCAAGATCCACCGGTCTGGCTCAGTTGGTCGATAAGCTGGCCAACCCTTTGACTGAGGAGGAGACCTTGTCTATGACCACCATTAGAGGCTGGCCTTCTTCTGCTTACTTCATAGAAGGTTTGATTGAGTTTTTGAATCCTGTTCATTGGGTTTTGTTCAAAATTAGGTTTCTGAATTGTGGGTTCCCCTGGATTGTTAGTTGGAGTATCTGATTCTTTTGTGCAATTTGATCATCTGGGGTTTGGTTCTGAATTGTGGAATTTTCTGTATTTAGGTGAGTTATGctttatctttctttctatttgtAGGTGCATCTCCACAACCGATGGAGGCGGTGGATCAAAGTTCTAATGACGTGTCCTCCAAGTCTGAAGATGAGGAAGGATGAACAATGTATTTCTCAAAACCGGCATCTGAGGTGAGCTTAATATCAGATCAGTTGCCAGATTTTATAATTGTTGGAAGAAATGTTTTTGCTCAATTAGTCAAATCAATGCCATTCATTTTGGATTGTATCTGGTGGAATTTAATGTTTTGGGCTGCAAATAATCAAACTAATTTGGGGGTAAACTGGATTAACTGAGGCTATTTAGTAAAGGTTTATAATTACAGAAGTTAAGCTGCTGCATATACGATGACTGAAGagaaattctttttcttccctaAAGTAGCAAACATATGTTATGAATACAATGTAGGTTGACCAATGCCTCAATATGGAGCATTA is part of the Prunus dulcis unplaced genomic scaffold, ALMONDv2, whole genome shotgun sequence genome and harbors:
- the LOC117613396 gene encoding uncharacterized protein LOC117613396 — translated: MARSISQTLTLTRHLSSKSSPSSSSRLITLRAQSNLPFHHDPTTDSSTDSPSDPLLRKLEDAIHRIMVRRSAPDWLPFLPGTSYWVPPPRSRSTGLAQLVDKLANPLTEEETLSMTTIRGWPSSAYFIEGASPQPMEAVDQSSNDVSSKSEDEEG